One genomic region from Anopheles bellator chromosome 2, idAnoBellAS_SP24_06.2, whole genome shotgun sequence encodes:
- the LOC131207096 gene encoding N-alpha-acetyltransferase 20, which translates to MTTLRPFTCNDMFRFNKVNLDPLTETYYLSFYMQYLAHWPEYFQVAESPTGEIMGYIMGKAEGQGEYWHAHVTALTVSPDYRRLGLAATLMSFLEDVSEKKRCYFVDLFVRVSNKVAIDMYTKLGYIVYRIVLEYYVGEPDEDAYDMRKACSRDVLRKSVIPLEHPVRPEEADSM; encoded by the exons ATGACTACGCTCCGACCGTTCACCTGCAACGATATGTTCCGTTTCAACAAAGT CAACCTGGATCCGCTCACCGAAACCTACTACCTTTCGTTCTACATGCAATACCTCGCACACTGGCCCGAGTACTTCCAGGTGGCCGAGTCGCCTACCGGAGAGATTATGGGCTACA TTATGGGAAAGGCCGAGGGCCAGGGCGAGTACTGGCACGCGCATGTAACGGCGCTCACCGTTTCACCCGACTACCGACGGCTTGGGCTGGCGGCCACGTTGATGAGTTTCCTTGAGGACGTTAGCGAAAA AAAACGCTGCTATTTCGTTGATTTATTCGTGCGAGTGAGCAACAAGGTCGCGATCGATATGTACACCAAACTCGGGTACATCGTTTATCGGATAGTGCTGGAGTATTATGTTGGGGAGCCGGATGAAGATGCGTACGATATGCGGAAAGCTTGCTCGCGTGACGTCCTTCGCAAGTCTGTTATACCTCTGGAACACCCGGTGCGGCCCGAGGAAGCCGATAGTATGTGA
- the LOC131207292 gene encoding mucin-19 — protein MSSGRVSPTIESRQNQQSLEERPSQQEKNATKQQVATPLLIAAEHRQSPTDADGAEETEVEVNNHYQLTPERPEREAGAGSEQGLKERQSDAWTVVLEQRNRLSAPRDVDGIVIGGSFQQQQQSTQSPKKNELKDSLVTADGGIWERVEEHHTRHREPIGGINCAEEHIGDPIPTGTTDMRDPQESHHGPAAPLPSAPTPLGEVESGEDSDCVMVNAPTVAAERKVEPLKINLTRDREPLRTIIKLTPGASSAEHTSIAQQLSPTTVRDVSGSPKITIKPPKPPPNTNSSSSSSIPKLTIKPLINPAGVDSGALRSDEPGGGVAEQMQIIPKLLIKSSCASLGDGTTQHHAREGSVMEPHIVPKLTIRGVNNHNNHHHHHHPQLHSQSVGSDTQQQHTFVSEVGGPSGLGGQQEVDGMDSSGTSGSGSSSPSPTTPLVPKLTIKMDNHHHLAHVQQQQHSDGAIGGGGMAHREGTIPKLHIKTFPSEGGGLIATTASSALSPQPSTATSGGGGSGSSPVLTSSEGVKLTIKPLPEPPKLPKLTIKTSGLLGAIAETSDASLVSSTSSFSPKVSPLSAQVGGELQVLPMAPSALASVKLLSPPAGGLHHHPAQNLQPASPSDQHSNISSSSIPKLTIKPIPPKVGEHATAACGPSAHEAPIGIPKLTIKPIPHPTMMPTLKSARGGVQSGENSASETSINSLIDSSSVSSSSCTNAAIITSPASTSALRMTIKVPQSMNESSNPALVSALTGPPLAVGATAAVAQSPASSVVTKLNIKPILPPSQASSLATRRAEPHTEKAGFLPNDDGEEKDGPSGASTPPSGEEPDQSVPIVIPKVTIKTLANPRGQETEILSTPKVTLKPIPKPAHQQQEVATEPVAINNNSSSSSGMVFDASLGGVVDSPRIILKINKGSSSTTTTTTTTGEQQQQACEESVAGSLMGPAIDGSSNSPMTTGSILANELKRPAATAEPGGVITTLSSSSSSSSVSSTSTSTSVSTSTSSSSAGSDPASPSSGGGGDQGDPGSPEAKKSKLDEGRITERQTDHPIVGSLLAQHSVLQQTLLQNRAPISYQQQQQQQRQSTVLQRRSPAVPTGAGLNSCDVIVIDDDSKSGNETLTLLHAGSSRKLVNTSTLQQQLLGYGVGAAEELTTPPVVVKTRRTRGGSSRTGGGRQSRRGSGGRLAAAKLLPSMIAAAVAFDAPLVNDDRDEGSSSDCMIVDEPTTATTVEKNGTASNSSIGSGASSSTGGIIASMVSSGGYPTLPGAGIATGRTPGSVRMSRRRGAGQLLKEVLAHKSHDQDSGVDEGLGGGRIGASSMTAGGGTPSKRPRGRPKKQMIDLGMVETNGGGSSSSMEGGPNSGHNSMMMMAMMAGSMNSSIQGTSLLHPNAASSIVKAAELMLEGITPFPVTPVRTPRTRGRGRGRGRAKLLGDVTPTLGGPFYMSPNNADPSLDPLYIGSPSTATPAYDAEGNFLFNRIQTPRGRGSRGSRRGGGRGSRTPRGAGSRGASKAALAAMLAASGGSGSPGWPAQLPIPDGPMVGSPDGRISATELTPRGGKVRRPRGGAVTTRGKRKASTEAKTRTPRSKKAALAAAAAAASADGKEFVAGGHQTPAKVAADGRSPITPNNNIFMTPMAGGLDPFRPKLQIRELKTPKNAIKSNTPPSGALLTPAANLSGAPGGVASLQLFEEDTRMSGDFNFTTPVRLIGTGDGCLQQNDESQSSYLSSTSVTQDATTSAAVSTNGAQALPADAATAAAIAAEPGKDGMLAATTITGTGGGGGVGTSSSNSSTTSSSRRPKGKMEVLDAHRAQFTVDLLAEYEWPPPSPGTRGTDTFMLQEQIAEYLGVKSFKRKYPDLMRRPVEMEERNFLLEQGLASEKMCDLGLTAVYASEILDIMCNDYPEKYEEYTRYSREKHFRELSNRQRQQQEEVVAAVAAAAAAAAAIPAAPIDRAKLQKEKAIESASNWNSTFNKERRDTRRACMDLQTYVVHVPRRNQCAQTARPEGTAPSRQLSNYPVALVPGQFSEYYTTYTPEQLACYPINTMLLDPQQLEEIVSSERYKKLAAEEARRAECYETSCSSSNSSSSGSSDSDTDSDDDGSSNGGEDSGTSSDGESGGKHMRKSRSQRGRSSSSDSSSNTDNETEVSGATERRKVRRKRKVASSNSILTVDGEDEDKNVKPTAVVTPVRRSSRGLSAGATTTVPLAVEVKIPTDSDDSDVPLSAHAAKRKNAVTTAAIIVSAGGGKRMVDEKPTLTVMKRPPLNPYMCAVCLGPENKNKYNKPERFVRCDRCRRKAHPSCIGMSSVMYRRVQQYKWQCTECKLCMKCNRRPAAIDSKMVYCDQCDRGFHLACKGLRNLPDGRWHCSICTICSQCGSRTPEGHPNAQLTAQQRQHLAMVAEWTHQYCLNALTRIREHVRTLCVPCVRERRQRMQQENAQQTTVAAAVAATPARQSNTENHAILNNNNNNKPISTPMGGVTVDRKAQLTIPVTTGGPVNTMKVVVRAPIVRKLPATSSSSVVTVQQQHNSSYTGGNTFAVGGTVVPQSVPADVTRTVMGGPSVRSS, from the exons ATGAGCAGTGGAAGAGTTTCACCAACGATCGAATCAAGGCAAAACCAGCAATCGTTAGAGGAGCGACCGAGCCAACAAGAAAAGAACGCAACGAAGCAACAAGTAGCGACACCGCTACTAATTGCAGCAGAACACCGCCAATCACCGACTGACGCCGATGGTGCGGAAGAAACGGAGGTTGAAGTTAACAACCACTACCAACTGACGCCAGAGCGCCCGGAACGGGAAGCTGGAGCTGGCAGCGAGCAGGGGTTGAAGGAACGCCAAAGCGACGCATGGACGGTAGTACTAGAACAGCGGAACCGTTTGTCCGCCCCACGGGATGTTGACGGAATTGTAATCGGTGGTTCttttcaacagcaacaacagagCACGCAATCGCCGAAAAAGAATGAACTGAAGGATTCCCTCGTAACGGCTGATGGTGGTATATGGGAACGAGTGGAAGAGCACCACACACGCCACCGGGAGCCGATCGGAGGCATCAACTGCGCAGAGGAGCACATTGGCGATCCGATTCCAACAGGCACTACCGATATGCGCGATCCGCAGGAATCTCATCACGGTCCAGCAGCGCCACTACCGTCGGCACCAACTCCACTCGGGGAGGTGGAATCCGGCGAGGACAGCGACTGTGTGATGGTAAACGCGCCGACGGTTGCTGCGGAGCGAAAGGTGGAACCGTTGAAGATAAACCTAACCCGCGATCGTGAACCGCTCCGGACGATCATCAAACTAACTCCCGGGGCAAGTTCCGCCGAGCACACCTCGATCGCCCAGCAATTATCGCCGACGACAGTCCGTGATGTTTCCGGGTCACCAAAAATTACAATCAAACCTCCGAAACCACCAC caaacacaaacagtagtagcagcagtagcattCCAAAACTCACCATCAAACCGCTTATCAATCCGGCTGGGGTTGATTCTGGCGCACTACGgagcgacgaacccggcggAGGTGTGGCTGAGCAGATGCAGATTATTCCAAAGCTACTGATCAAGAGCTCCTGTGCGTCCCTGGGCGACGGGACCACGCAGCATCACGCTCGGGAGGGTAGTGTAATGGAGCCACACATTGTGCCTAAACTGACGATACGAGGCGTTAACAACCACAataatcaccatcatcaccaccac ccccagctGCATAGCCAATCAGTGGGATCGGacacgcagcaacagcacacgTTTGTGAGTGAAGTGGGAGGACCGTCCGGACTGGGTGGACAGCAGGAGGTTGACGGCATGGACAGTAGTGGCACGTCGGGCTCTGGctcatcgtcgccatcgcccaCGACACCGTTAGTTCCTAAGTTGACGATAAAGATGGATAACCATCACCATTTGGCACatgttcagcagcagcagcacagtgATGGGGCTAttggcggcggtggaatgGCCCATCGAGAAGGCACAATCCCGAAGCTACACATCAAGACATTTCCCTCCGAGGGAGGTGGGCTGATTGCAACGACGGCATCGTCTGCTTTGTCTCCCCAGCCATCCACAGCGacatccggtggcggtggttcgggttcgtcgccGGTCTTAACGAGCTCGGAAGGTGTCAAGCTGACGATTAAACCCCTGCCCGAGCCTCCGAAGCTACCGAAGTTGACGATCAAAACATCCGGCCTGCTGGGAGCGATCGCGGAAACGAGCGACGCCTCGTTAGTGTCCTCGACGAGCAGTTTCTCGCCCAAAGTGTCACCGCTTTCCGCCCAGGTCGGTGGTGAACTGCAAGTACTACCAATGGCTCCGAGCGCACTGGCTTCGGTGAAACTACTATCGCCTCCCGCCGGAGGcctccatcatcatcccgcGCAAAACCTACAACCGGCGTCACCGAGTGATCAACACTCGAACATAAGCTCCAGCTCGATTCCAAAGCTTACCATCAAGCCGATTCCTCCGAAGGTTGGTGAGCATGCAACAGCAGCTTGCGGCCCTTCCGCCCATGAAGCTCCGATCGGCATTCCGAAGCTGACCATCAAACCGATTCCTCACCCCACCATGATGCCGACATTGAAGTCGGCCCGGGGAGGAGTCCAAAGCGGCGAAAACAGCGCCAGCGAGACCAGTATTAATTCCCTCATCGACTCATCGTCCGTATCATCTTCATCGTGCACGAACGCCGCGATCATCACTTCACCGGCTTCAACGTCCGCCTTGAGAATGACGATCAAAGTGCCCCAAAGTATGAACGAATCCTCCAACCCAGCACTAGTGTCCGCACTAACGGGACCGCCACTAGCAGTCGGTGCCACTGCGGCGGTGGCACAATCGCCAGCATCGTCCGTGGTGACAAAGTTGAACATTAAACCTATTTTACCACCATCACAAGCGTCATCACTAGCGACCAGAAGAGCAGAACCGCACACGGAGAAAGCTGGCTTCCTGccgaatgatgatggcgaGGAAAAAGACGGTCCATCGGGCGCTTCGACACCGCCCTCGGGCGAAGAGCCGGACCAGAGTGTCCCGATCGTAATACCTAAAGTGACCATCAAAACGCTAGCCAACCCACGAGGTCAAGAGACGGAAATTCTCTCTACGCCGAAAGTTACGTTGAAACCAATTCCGAAGCCGGCACACCAACAACAGGAAGTTGCAACGGAGCCAGTGGcaataaacaacaacagcagcagttcctCGGGGATGGTCTTCGATGCGTCTCTCGGTGGTGTCGTCGATTCGCCCAGAATTAtacttaaaataaataagGGATCGTCTTCCAcgactaccaccaccaccactactggcgaacagcagcaacaagcgtGCGAGGAAAGCGTAGCCGGGAGTTTAATGGGCCCCGCCATAGACGGAAGTTCAAACAGCCCTATGACAACGGGTTCGATCCTTGCGAACGAACTGAAGCGacccgcagcaacagcagagcCAGGAGGCGTCATTACGACActctcctcgtcgtcgtcttcttcgtccGTATCCAGTACTTCGACCTCGACGTCGGTATCGACCTCGACGAGTTCGTCATCCGCTGGTTCCGATCCTGCCTCTCCgtcgtccggtggtggtggtgatcaaGGAGATCCAGGCTCGCCGGAGGCCAAGAAAAGTAAACTGGACGAAGGGCGGATCACCGAACGGCAAACCGATCATCCCATAGTCGGCAGTTTGCTGGCTCAGCATTCCGTTTTGCAGCAAACGTTGCTACAAAACCGGGCACCAATTTCataccaacagcagcagcagcaacaacgacaaTCGACGGTTTTGCAACGGAGATCACCAGCGGTTCCGACCGGTGCAGGCTTAAACAGTTGCGATGTGATCGTTATAGACGATGATAGCAAATCCGGCAACGAGACGTTGACGTTGCTGCATGCAGGTTCGAGTCGGAAACTGGTCAACACGTCAACCTTGCAGCAACAACTTCTTGGGTACGGCGTCGGAGCGGCGGAAGAACTGACAACACCCCCTGTTGTGGTGAAAACGCGAAGAACGCGGGGAGGATCGTCGCGTACTGGTGGGGGTCGACAATCCCGTCGAGGATCTGGGGGCCGGTTGGCAGCGGCCAAACTGTTGCCAAGTAtgattgctgctgcggttgcctTTGATGCTCCGTTAGTGAACGACGATCGGGACGAAGGCTCCAGCTCGGACTGTATGATCGTTGACGAACCgaccacagcaacaacg GTGGAAAAGAATGGAACGGCCAGCAATAGCTCGATCGGTAGTGGGGCCAGTTCATCGACGGGTGGCATCATCGCCTCGATGGTTTCTTCCGGCGGATACCCGACACTTCCGGGAGCGGGTATCGCCACCGGGAGAACACCAGGGAGTGTACGGATGAGCCGACGACGTGGAGCGGGTCAGCTGTTGAAGGAAGTGTTGGCACACAAAAGCCACGATCAGGACTCCGGCGTGGACGAAGGCCTTGGTGGTGGTCGTATTGGAGCATCGTCGATgaccgccggtggtggtacACCCTCCAAGCGGCCACGGGGTCGTCCGAAGAAACAGATGATCGATCTGGGCATGGTCGAAACAAACGGTGGCGGGAGTAGCAGCTCGATGGAAGGTGGACCAAACAGTGGCCATAACagtatgatgatgatggccatgATGGCGGGAAGCATGAACAGTTCAATACAGGGCACATCACTTCTTCACCCGAACGCTGCCAGCTCGATCGTCAAAGCAGCGGAGTTGATGCTGGAAGGAATAACGCCCTTCCCTGTAACTCCGGTTCGCACGCCAAG AACACGTGGCCGAGGACGCGGCAGAGGACGCGCGAAGCTGCTCGGTGACGTTACTCCAACACTTGGCGGGCCTTTCTACATGTCGCCGAACAACGCAGATCCCAGCCTGGACCCGCTTTATATTG GTTCTCCAAGCACTGCCACTCCAGCGTATGATGCCGAAGGAAATTTCCTTTTCAATCGCATCCAAACGCCCCGTGGTCGTGGCTCACGTGGTTCCCGGAGAGGCGGTGGGCGCGGTTCACGAACACCCCGCGGCGCCGGTAGTCGAGGAGCATCGAAAGCTGCCCTTGCGGCCATGCTAGCGGCATCAGGTGGTTCCGGTTCTCCCGGATGGCCAGCGCAACTCCCGATtcccgatgggccgatggtCGGTAGCCCCGACGGACGGATCTCTGCTACGGAATTGACCCCACGCGGCGGCAAGGTGAGACGACCCAGAGGCGGAGCGGTAACGACACGGGGAAAACGGAAGGCGTCGACCGAGGCAAAAACGAGAACGCCGCGAAGTAAAAAGGCCGCgttggctgccgccgccgctgctgcttcaGCTGATGGTAAAGAGTTTGTTGCTGGCGGACACCAAACTCCGGCGAAGGTAGCGGCAGACGGAAGGTCACCAATCACACCGAACAACAACATCTTCATGACGCCCATGGCTGGCGGATTg GATCCCTTCCGACCTAAGCTGCAGATTCGCGAGCTAAAAACGCCGAAAAATGCAATCAAGTCCAACACGCCACCGTCCGGTGCGCTGCTTACGCCCGCGGCAAACCTTTCCGGGGCACCCGGTGGCGTTGCCAGCTTGCAGCTGTTTGAGGAGGACACCCGGATGAGCGGAGACTTTAACTTCACCACACCGGTGCGGCTGATCGGCACCGGGGACGGATGCTTGCAGCAGAACGACGAGTCCCAAAGTTCGTACCTGAGCAGTACCAGCGTTACGCAGGATGCAACTACCTCGGCCGCAGTCAGCACAAACGGAGCACAAGCGCTGCCAGCcgatgccgccaccgcagcgGCTATTGCCGCGGAGCCGGGAAAGGATGGAATGCTTGCCGCGACGACGATAACCGGtacgggtggtggtggcggtgtcggtaccagtagcagcaacagcagcaccacaagCAGCTCCCGGAGGCCTAAGGGCAAGATGGAAGTGCTCGATGCACA TCGGGCACAGTTTACGGTCGACCTGTTGGCAGAATACGAATGGCCACCGCCCTCGCCGGGCACCCGAGGAACCGACACGTTTATGCTGCAGGAGCAGATTGCCGAGTACCTCGGAGTGAAGAGTTTCAAGCGCAAGTATCCAGACCTGATGCGCCGCCCGGTCGAAATGGAGGAGCGCAACTTTCTGCTGGAACAGGGTTTGGCATCTGAAAAGATGTGTGACCTGGGGCTGACGGCGGTGTACGCGTCCGAGATACTGGACATTATGTGCAACGACTATCCGGAAAAGTACGAGGAGTACACGCGGTACTCGCGCGAGAAACATTTCCGTGAGCTTAGCAatcgccaacgccaacagCAGGAAGAGGtcgtggcggcggtggcagcagcggcggcagcggcagctgcGATACCGGCAGCTCCGATCGACCGTGCGAAGTtgcagaaagaaaaagccatCGAATCAGCCTCTAACTGGAACAGTACCTTCAACAAAGA ACGACGGGATACGAGGCGAGCGTGTATGGATCTGCAAACATACGTGGTGCACGTTCCGCGACGGAATCAATGCGCGCAAACAGCGCGCCCCGAAGGCACCGCACCGAGCAGGCAGCTTTCTAATTATCCCGTTGCGCTGGTCCCTGGTCAATTCAGTGAATATTACACAACCTACACACCGGAACAATTGGC tTGCTATCCTATCAACACCATGTTGCTGGACCCGCAGCAGCTGGAGGAGATCGTTTCATCCGAGCGCTACAAAAAGCTGGCCGCCGAAGAAGCTCGTCGGGCTGAGTGTTACGAAACGTCatgcagtagcagcaacagtagtagtagcggtagcagcgacagcgacaccgatagcgacgacgacggtagtAGCAACGGTGGGGAGGACAGTGGCACATCCAGTGACGGGGAAAGTGGTGGTAAACATATGCGCAAAAGTCGCTCTCAACGCGGAAGGAGCAGCTCATCGGATTCCTCATCCAACACCGATAACGAGACGGAAGTCTCAGGTGCTACGGAGAGGCGGAAGGTTcgtcgaaagcgaaaagtggccagcagcaacagcatcctGACGGTGGACGGTGAAGATGAGGACAAGAATGTGAAACCGACGGCAGTGGTCACTCCGGTGAGGCGCTCGAGCCGAGGGCTGAGTGCaggggcgacgacgacggttccCCTCGCTGTCGAGGTTAAGATTCCAACGGATTCTGAC GATTCGGACGTTCCTCTCAGTGCACATgcggcgaagcgaaagaatGCGGTAACTACCGCAGCAATAATAGTATCCGCCGGAGGCGGAAAGCGTATGGTGGACGAGAAGCCAACACTGACGGTGATGAAGCGGCCCCCACTGAACCCGTACATGTGCGCCGTTTGCCTTGGGCCGGAAAACAAGAATAAATACAACAAACCGGAACGTTTTGTGCGTTGCGATCGCTGCCGAAGGAAAG CACATCCGTCGTGCATCGGCATGTCGTCGGTGATGTATCGCCGAGTGCAGCAGTACAAGTGGCAGTGCACCGAGTGCAAGCTGTGCATGAAGTGCAACCGGAGGCCGGCGGCAATCGACAGCAAGATGGTATACTGTGATCAGTGTGATCGAGGATTTCATTTGGCTTGCAAGGGTCTGCGGAACTTACCTGATG GTCGTTGGCACTGCAGTATCTGCACCATCTGCAGTCAGTGCGGTTCCCGAACACCGGAAGGACACCCGAACGCTCAGCTAACCgcgcagcaacggcagcacctCGCGATGGTGGCCGAATGGACGCACCAGTACTGTTTGAATGCCTTAACCCGAATACGGGAGCACGTGCGAACGCTATGCGTACCGTGCGTGCGCGAACGGAGGCAACGAATGCAGCAAGAGAATGCCCAGCAAACCActgttgcggctgctgttgcagcaACCCCGGCGAGACAGAGCAATACCGAGAACCATGCAATacttaacaacaacaacaacaacaaacccatCAGCACGCCCATGGGTGGCGTGACTGTGGATAGGAAAGCCCAGCTCACTATACCGGTAACAACCGGTGGTCCGGTGAATACAATGAAAGTGGTGGTACGAGCACCGATAGTAAGGAAGTTGCCAGCGACGTCCTCCAGTTCGGTGGTaacggtgcagcagcaacacaacaGCAGCTACACCGGTGGTAACACCTTTGCGGTCGGTGGAACCGTAGTGCCACAATCCGTTCCAGCGGATGTTACTAGAACCGTAATGGGTGGTCCTTCTGTTCGGAGCTCGTGA